A single bacterium DNA region contains:
- a CDS encoding tetratricopeptide repeat protein: MRKIFSIFIIGFFIFFHTNLSASIYEDFKDDIEKYKKITDADPNNFDAFYNLGRFYEITDNSKNAITAYSKAISLRPNSIEANFAKIDLFKKLNKEEELISEYNEKVCSTKEENLLNYLFLGYALKQNQTKILQYNKSIEINPDFFWAHFELGNVFINMEIWHKAKEEFQTALKINPKSDITLAKLAYVYSQIGEMDNAKKHIDKALNLNPSSAIAYYTSAVIAEKERNFEAAKENLVLAKVLDPLYSPIYYKLGELYVKNNLLKEAEEELLNAKKMGYSKIDLFISLSNLYMEINQLSKAEKELREAIKIDPYAQIAYTSLVKIYKKLGDSNKTIETLKELVKSNSEIPEPHIMLNEIYLEQKMYPEAIKEMQKLLELGVDNVSIRNNLGIIYEEIQDYNKAIEQYKISINMDSTNAFSYSNIAGAYLKKDMFDQTIIFARKAIELDPNNIFAYNNLGTAYSSKSMFKEAIEALEKAINLDNTQAILYNNLGAAYAASGQVQNAKKAWERALTIDPTMEMVKNNLELLEKTSK, from the coding sequence ATGAGGAAAATTTTTTCTATATTTATTATTGGGTTTTTTATCTTTTTTCATACAAACCTGTCCGCGTCTATTTACGAAGATTTTAAAGACGACATCGAAAAATATAAAAAAATAACAGACGCAGACCCGAATAATTTTGACGCATTTTATAATCTTGGAAGGTTCTATGAAATTACGGACAATAGTAAAAATGCGATTACAGCGTATTCAAAAGCTATTTCTTTAAGACCAAACAGTATTGAGGCCAATTTTGCGAAGATAGATTTATTCAAAAAACTTAACAAAGAAGAGGAACTTATCTCAGAATACAATGAAAAAGTATGCAGTACTAAGGAAGAAAATCTTCTAAACTACTTATTCCTTGGTTATGCCCTTAAACAAAACCAGACAAAAATACTCCAATATAACAAAAGTATTGAAATAAATCCTGATTTTTTCTGGGCACATTTTGAACTGGGGAATGTTTTCATTAATATGGAAATCTGGCACAAGGCAAAAGAAGAATTTCAGACAGCGTTGAAAATCAATCCAAAATCAGACATTACACTGGCCAAACTGGCTTATGTATATTCCCAAATCGGAGAGATGGATAATGCAAAAAAACATATTGATAAAGCGCTGAATCTAAATCCAAGCTCTGCAATTGCATATTATACATCAGCTGTTATTGCTGAAAAAGAACGAAATTTTGAGGCCGCAAAAGAAAATCTGGTGCTTGCAAAAGTTCTTGACCCGCTTTATTCCCCTATTTATTATAAATTAGGGGAATTGTATGTAAAAAACAATCTTCTGAAAGAAGCCGAAGAGGAATTGCTTAACGCGAAAAAAATGGGTTATTCAAAAATAGATTTATTTATATCATTAAGTAATTTATACATGGAAATAAACCAGCTCAGTAAAGCCGAGAAGGAATTAAGAGAAGCTATAAAAATAGACCCTTACGCCCAAATCGCATATACCAGTCTTGTAAAAATATATAAAAAACTGGGGGATAGCAATAAAACCATTGAAACTTTAAAAGAACTTGTTAAAAGCAACTCGGAAATCCCTGAACCTCACATTATGCTGAATGAAATATACCTGGAACAAAAAATGTATCCCGAGGCTATAAAGGAAATGCAGAAGTTACTGGAACTTGGAGTAGATAACGTTTCTATTAGAAATAATCTCGGCATTATTTATGAAGAAATACAGGACTATAATAAAGCGATAGAGCAATATAAAATTTCGATCAACATGGATTCCACTAATGCGTTTTCATATAGTAATATAGCAGGTGCATACCTGAAAAAAGATATGTTTGATCAAACCATTATTTTCGCCAGGAAAGCCATTGAACTGGATCCAAACAACATATTTGCTTATAATAACTTAGGGACCGCGTACAGCAGTAAAAGTATGTTTAAAGAGGCAATTGAAGCCCTTGAAAAAGCCATAAATCTTGACAACACACAGGCTATCCTATATAATAATTTAGGTGCCGCTTACGCGGCATCCGGACAGGTTCAAAATGCCAAAAAAGCGTGGGAACGGGCTTTGACTATAGATCCTACCATGGAAATGGTAAAAAACAATCTGGAATTATTAGAAAAAACCAGCAAATAG